In Bacteroidales bacterium, a genomic segment contains:
- a CDS encoding aldo/keto reductase yields the protein MRRRTFIRNSIAGAALLSAFPYEALALEERLYPHDRVMLGNTGIKMSRMAMGTGTNGYGGASDQTRRLGIKGVADLLRAAFDDGINFWETADQYGSHPHVGEALKKVKREEVVILTKTNSKTYKDVKNDLDRFRKELGTDYLDIILLHAVTDPQWNQNFKGAMEALAEAKEEGVLRAHGVSCHSIGALEAAADEPWVDVDLARFNPGGARMDADVDTVQKVLKHMKESGKAIIAMKVYGCGQLLDKKDECLQFQTGTGIADAFTLGLESIEQLRDIQKRLPEASVRA from the coding sequence ATGCGAAGAAGAACATTTATAAGGAACAGCATCGCCGGAGCAGCCCTCTTATCTGCATTTCCCTATGAAGCCCTGGCCCTTGAGGAAAGACTATACCCCCATGACCGGGTAATGCTGGGTAATACAGGCATTAAAATGTCCCGGATGGCCATGGGAACGGGAACCAATGGATATGGAGGAGCCTCCGACCAGACCCGTCGACTGGGTATCAAAGGAGTGGCTGATCTGCTGCGTGCCGCTTTTGATGACGGAATCAATTTCTGGGAAACGGCCGATCAGTATGGATCGCACCCTCATGTAGGTGAAGCCCTGAAGAAAGTCAAAAGGGAGGAGGTGGTTATCCTGACCAAGACCAATTCAAAAACCTATAAGGATGTAAAAAATGACCTGGACCGTTTCCGGAAGGAGCTGGGAACAGACTATCTCGATATCATTTTGCTTCATGCTGTTACCGATCCTCAATGGAACCAGAACTTTAAAGGAGCCATGGAGGCCTTAGCCGAGGCCAAGGAGGAGGGTGTTTTGAGAGCTCATGGGGTTTCCTGTCACTCTATCGGAGCCCTGGAAGCAGCAGCGGATGAGCCCTGGGTGGATGTGGACCTGGCGCGTTTCAATCCCGGTGGCGCCAGAATGGATGCCGATGTGGATACCGTGCAAAAGGTGCTTAAGCACATGAAAGAAAGCGGGAAGGCCATTATAGCCATGAAGGTATACGGCTGTGGTCAGCTGCTTGATAAGAAGGACGAGTGTTTGCAGTTTCAGACCGGGACTGGAATTGCAGATGCCTTTACCCTGGGACTGGAGAGTATCGAACAACTCAGGGATATTCAAAAAAGACTGCCTGAAGCAAGTGTAAGAGCGTAA
- a CDS encoding glycoside hydrolase family 99-like domain-containing protein, with product MKRDRSRQFMWILWTLLLIMLSCKQAENPKTVQEDIYVAAYVWPSCHYGERNASVLWPEGMGEWEVIRKGTPRFAGHYQPKVPLWGYEMDDDPEVMEKWIDVATEHGVNVFIFDWYWFDGGPFLESSVNNGFLQAKNNKKMHFYLMWANHDVKKNYWNHYRYDSDSLLWTGSVDRENYRIIVDRVIKQYFHEENYFRIDGKPVFSIFNFHKFVEDCEGLKGTKEALDYFREKSIEAGFPGLHVQIIAFGGNEENPGILRPDLSEGKNNSELCSYLGVNSVTKYNWGQGEGVEDYIVWGDQAMKRRENWDKALEIPYFPNVSIGWDDTPRFPAKGQSHVIHYNNSPESFAAYLQKAREYVAEHPGQPKLITLFSWNEWVEGGYLLPDMRWEYGYLEAVEKVMGGKMPGREGSD from the coding sequence ATGAAAAGAGATCGCTCCCGGCAGTTTATGTGGATCCTGTGGACCCTCCTGCTGATTATGCTTTCCTGTAAACAGGCAGAGAATCCGAAAACTGTTCAGGAGGATATTTATGTGGCTGCCTATGTATGGCCCTCCTGCCATTATGGCGAAAGAAATGCCAGTGTTCTGTGGCCGGAGGGGATGGGCGAATGGGAGGTAATCCGGAAGGGGACCCCCCGGTTTGCGGGCCATTACCAACCCAAAGTCCCTCTCTGGGGATATGAAATGGATGATGATCCGGAAGTGATGGAGAAGTGGATCGACGTGGCCACTGAACACGGAGTGAATGTCTTTATTTTTGATTGGTACTGGTTTGACGGGGGACCTTTCCTGGAGAGCTCTGTGAACAATGGATTCCTCCAGGCTAAAAACAATAAGAAGATGCATTTTTACCTGATGTGGGCCAATCATGATGTGAAGAAGAATTACTGGAACCATTACCGGTATGACTCTGATTCCCTGTTGTGGACCGGCTCCGTCGACCGGGAAAACTACAGGATTATTGTTGACCGGGTCATTAAACAGTATTTTCATGAAGAAAACTATTTCAGGATTGACGGAAAACCGGTCTTCTCCATTTTCAACTTCCATAAATTTGTGGAGGATTGTGAGGGGCTGAAGGGAACCAAAGAGGCCTTGGACTATTTCAGGGAGAAATCCATAGAGGCAGGGTTTCCCGGCCTGCATGTTCAGATCATTGCTTTCGGGGGAAATGAGGAGAATCCGGGAATCTTAAGGCCAGATCTCAGTGAGGGAAAGAACAATAGCGAGCTTTGTTCCTATCTGGGTGTAAACAGCGTGACTAAATACAACTGGGGTCAGGGCGAAGGGGTCGAAGATTATATCGTGTGGGGCGATCAGGCCATGAAACGCAGGGAGAACTGGGATAAAGCCCTGGAGATCCCCTATTTTCCCAATGTCTCCATAGGATGGGACGATACCCCCCGCTTCCCGGCCAAGGGGCAAAGTCACGTGATTCATTACAATAACTCGCCAGAGAGTTTTGCTGCATATCTTCAAAAGGCCAGGGAATATGTCGCGGAGCATCCCGGCCAGCCTAAGCTGATCACGCTCTTTTCCTGGAACGAATGGGTGGAAGGGGGTTATCTCTTGCCCGATATGCGTTGGGAGTATGGCTACCTGGAAGCCGTGGAAAAAGTGATGGGAGGGAAAATGCCAGGCAGGGAAGGGTCAGATTAG
- a CDS encoding DUF2721 domain-containing protein has product MNQLTLATPALLFSAISLLLLAYTNRFLAYATVVRNLHARYKENPDGIIVGQIQNLRKRLVLTRTMQLLGMGSLLLCVLCMFLVYVEQQLVAELIFGIALVLLIISLAVSVREIQISVKALDLHLGDMEL; this is encoded by the coding sequence ATGAATCAGTTAACTCTGGCCACACCCGCCCTGCTGTTTTCGGCTATCTCCCTGTTACTTCTTGCTTATACCAATCGTTTCCTGGCCTACGCTACGGTGGTCCGTAACCTGCATGCCCGTTATAAGGAAAACCCGGATGGCATTATTGTGGGCCAGATCCAGAATCTGAGAAAAAGGCTGGTACTTACCCGTACCATGCAGCTCCTGGGAATGGGCAGTCTTTTACTCTGCGTGTTATGTATGTTCCTGGTTTATGTTGAACAGCAGTTGGTCGCGGAGCTAATATTTGGTATCGCACTGGTGTTGTTAATTATTTCTCTGGCGGTTTCAGTAAGGGAAATACAAATATCTGTGAAGGCGCTTGACCTTCACCTGGGGGATATGGAACTGTAA
- a CDS encoding nucleoside 2-deoxyribosyltransferase has translation MNIYFCGSIRGGRNLAETYAVMIEMLGSYGKVLTEHLGSNEEIESKDRILSDKEIHDRDLQWIVNSDLLVAEVTVPSLGVGYEIGRAIEMGKPVLCLFKQDSGYTLSAMISGSDQVKMEYYQSLDEVKELFQAFFSCFSVS, from the coding sequence ATGAATATCTATTTTTGCGGCTCTATAAGGGGGGGGCGAAATCTGGCCGAAACTTATGCAGTCATGATAGAAATGCTAGGATCCTACGGGAAGGTCCTTACCGAACATCTGGGGAGCAATGAGGAAATTGAAAGCAAGGATCGGATTCTTTCCGACAAGGAGATTCATGACCGGGATCTTCAGTGGATCGTTAACTCGGATTTGCTGGTTGCCGAAGTTACGGTACCAAGTCTGGGGGTCGGTTATGAGATTGGCAGGGCCATTGAGATGGGGAAACCGGTCCTGTGTCTTTTTAAACAGGATTCCGGATATACCCTCTCTGCCATGATATCAGGCAGCGATCAGGTAAAAATGGAATATTACCAGAGCCTGGATGAGGTGAAAGAGTTGTTTCAGGCGTTTTTTAGCTGTTTTTCAGTTTCATAA
- a CDS encoding YceI family protein, whose product METLVKTKWAIDPTHSEIAFKAKHMMISTVSGHFESFDASVEAEGEDFRNARVSFSAKIDSINTKNSDRDTHLKSDDFFNAAAYPELTFISESFDGERLSGVLTIRGISREISLDVNFNGVAVDPYGQTKAGFEISGEISRKDFGLQWNAVTEAGSIVVSDQVKLVVDAQFVKQESPS is encoded by the coding sequence CCCACTCATTCTGAAATTGCTTTTAAAGCAAAACATATGATGATCTCAACGGTAAGCGGGCATTTTGAAAGTTTTGATGCTTCTGTGGAGGCAGAAGGGGAAGACTTCAGGAATGCAAGGGTATCGTTTTCCGCAAAAATTGATTCCATCAATACAAAAAACAGCGATCGGGATACGCATTTAAAATCGGATGATTTTTTCAATGCCGCTGCATATCCTGAATTGACTTTTATATCTGAATCATTTGATGGAGAGCGATTAAGCGGGGTTCTGACTATTCGTGGGATCAGCCGGGAAATCAGCCTGGATGTTAATTTCAACGGGGTGGCTGTGGATCCCTATGGACAAACCAAAGCCGGATTTGAAATCTCAGGAGAAATCAGCCGGAAAGATTTCGGTTTGCAATGGAATGCCGTCACAGAAGCCGGAAGCATCGTGGTATCGGACCAGGTGAAACTTGTGGTTGATGCCCAGTTTGTAAAACAGGAATCACCCTCTTAG
- a CDS encoding S1-like domain-containing RNA-binding protein — translation MIEQGRQITLKISKRSTFGLFLADESDEEVLLPNKYCSDEMTPGNSLEVFVYRDSEGKKVATTLTPKIYIHEFALLKVSAVTGVGAFLDWGLEKELMVPFREQKQKMEVGRWYIVYLDLDKKTDRLYASNRVERFLQNDQITVKEGDELSLVVWQKTDLGYSVIINHRHKGLIFDNEIFQEIRTGDRLQGYVKKIREDRKIDVSLQAIGFRIVNDTNSEIILTKLKENDGFLAVTDKSTPEEIYARLGISKKAFKKSLGTLYKKRLVEIQTEGIKLHSEKPPSIRR, via the coding sequence ATGATTGAACAAGGCAGGCAGATTACACTTAAGATTTCCAAACGTTCCACTTTTGGCCTGTTCCTGGCAGACGAATCAGACGAAGAGGTGCTTCTACCCAACAAATATTGCAGCGATGAGATGACTCCCGGAAATAGCCTGGAGGTTTTTGTCTACAGGGATTCCGAAGGAAAAAAAGTGGCCACCACGCTCACTCCAAAAATCTACATCCATGAATTTGCCCTTCTTAAGGTAAGCGCCGTCACCGGTGTGGGGGCATTCCTGGACTGGGGTCTTGAGAAAGAGTTGATGGTCCCTTTCCGGGAGCAAAAGCAGAAGATGGAAGTGGGGCGCTGGTACATCGTTTACCTCGACCTGGATAAGAAAACGGACCGCCTCTACGCCAGCAACCGCGTGGAACGTTTTCTTCAAAACGATCAGATCACGGTAAAGGAAGGGGATGAGCTTAGTCTGGTGGTATGGCAGAAAACGGATCTGGGATATTCGGTAATCATCAACCACAGGCATAAAGGGCTTATTTTTGACAACGAAATATTCCAGGAGATCCGGACAGGTGACCGGCTGCAGGGATATGTGAAAAAAATCCGTGAAGACCGGAAAATCGATGTCTCCCTGCAAGCCATCGGGTTCCGGATTGTGAACGATACAAACAGTGAAATAATACTCACCAAACTGAAAGAAAACGACGGCTTCCTGGCAGTTACCGATAAAAGCACTCCGGAGGAAATCTACGCCCGCTTAGGAATCAGTAAAAAAGCATTCAAAAAATCCCTGGGAACCCTCTATAAAAAAAGGCTGGTTGAAATCCAGACAGAAGGCATTAAACTCCACAGCGAAAAGCCCCCTTCTATCCGAAGATAA